From Enterococcus wangshanyuanii, the proteins below share one genomic window:
- a CDS encoding acyl-ACP thioesterase domain-containing protein, which yields MGKKFTTPYEVAYYDGDITRKMTIPSMLAVVIKTSEEQSDALERGADYVASFGLGWVITNYEIHITRLPIVGEKLTITTQAMSYNKYFCYRNFWIHDENGNECVLIKSTFVLMDKENRKMSSVLPEIIEPYESEKITKIYRGEKIEKIEAGEFLPYRVRYFDIDGNQHVNNAIYFNWLLDVLGYDFLTTYEPTFINVKFDKEVEYGQEIESHFEILDDDNGKQTRHEIRIAGQLYCEANMTWKKS from the coding sequence GTGGGAAAAAAATTTACAACACCATATGAAGTGGCATACTACGATGGAGATATCACAAGAAAGATGACGATTCCATCTATGCTGGCAGTGGTGATCAAAACCTCAGAGGAACAAAGTGATGCCTTAGAACGCGGAGCAGATTATGTCGCGTCGTTTGGTCTTGGCTGGGTCATTACGAATTATGAAATCCACATTACTCGTTTACCTATAGTAGGAGAAAAATTGACAATAACGACGCAAGCGATGTCTTATAATAAATACTTTTGCTATAGAAACTTTTGGATCCACGATGAAAACGGCAATGAATGTGTCTTGATCAAGTCCACATTTGTTTTAATGGATAAAGAAAATCGAAAAATGAGCAGTGTATTACCGGAAATTATCGAGCCGTATGAAAGTGAAAAAATCACAAAAATTTATCGTGGTGAGAAAATTGAAAAAATAGAAGCAGGAGAGTTTCTTCCATATCGTGTTCGCTATTTTGATATTGATGGAAACCAGCACGTAAATAATGCGATTTACTTTAACTGGCTGCTAGATGTTTTAGGCTATGACTTTTTGACGACTTACGAGCCAACCTTCATCAATGTCAAATTTGATAAGGAAGTAGAGTATGGGCAAGAGATCGAAAGTCACTTTGAAATACTTGATGATGACAATGGCAAACAAACACGTCATGAAATTCGGATCGCAGGTCAACTCTATTGCGAAGCAAACATGACTTGGAAAAAGAGCTAA
- a CDS encoding DUF72 domain-containing protein, translating to MIRLGLTSFNEHDKLTGKKRSTLYEYAGYLPFVEMDTAYYGIPRQESVIEWTKSVPENFRFVMKVYSGISCQGEWQQYYQNEQEMVTAFLTSMQPMIESGKLYAFLVQFSGTFSCTKENVQYLEKIRHWFAGYPLAIELRNGSWYTEKYLKQTLSFMKKNEFSLVIVDEPQIPTNPVPFFPFVTNEQFVLFRLHGRNAAGWMANDKDWRKKRTLYRYNADEIADLSEAVEKIAGAAKEVGVIFNNNSGGDAAGNLLEMKAALGIKYDQLNPKQIDLF from the coding sequence TTGATTCGATTAGGTTTGACTTCTTTTAATGAGCATGATAAATTAACGGGAAAAAAACGTTCAACATTATATGAATATGCGGGCTATTTGCCATTCGTTGAGATGGACACAGCCTATTATGGGATTCCCAGACAAGAGTCTGTCATAGAGTGGACAAAATCTGTTCCTGAGAACTTTCGCTTTGTTATGAAAGTGTACAGCGGAATCAGCTGTCAGGGTGAATGGCAGCAGTACTATCAAAATGAGCAGGAAATGGTGACCGCATTTTTAACAAGTATGCAGCCGATGATCGAAAGTGGTAAATTGTATGCTTTTCTGGTTCAATTTTCAGGAACATTTAGCTGTACAAAAGAGAATGTTCAGTACCTGGAAAAAATCCGTCACTGGTTTGCCGGTTATCCACTTGCGATTGAATTGCGTAATGGTTCATGGTATACAGAAAAATACCTTAAACAGACATTGTCTTTCATGAAAAAAAATGAATTTTCGCTAGTGATCGTTGATGAACCACAGATCCCAACCAATCCAGTTCCTTTTTTCCCATTTGTTACAAATGAACAGTTTGTTTTATTTCGTTTGCATGGACGTAATGCTGCTGGTTGGATGGCTAACGACAAGGACTGGCGTAAAAAAAGAACCTTATATCGCTATAATGCTGATGAAATTGCAGATTTGAGTGAAGCGGTAGAAAAAATTGCTGGAGCAGCTAAAGAAGTCGGTGTGATTTTTAATAATAATTCCGGCGGCGATGCAGCTGGAAATTTACTTGAGATGAAAGCGGCGCTTGGAATAAAGTATGACCAGCTGAATCCGAAGCAGATCGATTTGTTTTAG
- a CDS encoding recombinase family protein: MAVIGYMRVSTHFQKFDSQQQALDDYGVDMIFKEYESGRKSFRNELNKALDILEPGDTFVIFKLDRLARGTKQLLVLLERFNELNINFVSIENNIDTSTPMGRFFFTIMGAFAEMEAELIRERVLAGLNAAKQKGVVLGRPPLVDQVNEALELYHNTKLPAEQISKRCGISISTLYHHLRKEGVYRTKTTNDLIDMGEFMVRSTKN, encoded by the coding sequence ATGGCAGTTATTGGGTATATGCGTGTTAGTACACATTTTCAAAAATTCGATTCACAACAACAGGCACTTGATGATTATGGTGTAGATATGATCTTTAAAGAGTATGAAAGTGGGCGTAAAAGTTTTCGGAATGAGCTAAACAAGGCATTGGATATTCTTGAACCGGGAGATACATTTGTGATTTTCAAATTAGATCGATTAGCAAGGGGAACAAAGCAGCTGCTTGTTTTGCTGGAGCGGTTCAATGAACTGAATATTAATTTTGTCAGTATCGAAAATAATATCGATACCTCGACACCAATGGGCCGATTCTTCTTTACGATCATGGGAGCTTTTGCTGAGATGGAAGCAGAATTGATTAGAGAACGTGTTCTAGCGGGGCTGAATGCGGCAAAGCAAAAAGGCGTTGTTTTAGGTCGCCCGCCTCTAGTTGACCAAGTCAATGAGGCACTTGAGTTATACCATAATACAAAGCTTCCAGCTGAACAAATCTCAAAACGCTGTGGGATCTCGATTTCTACCTTGTATCATCATTTAAGAAAAGAAGGCGTTTATCGAACAAAAACGACGAATGACCTAATCGATATGGGCGAATTTATGGTCAGAAGTACTAAAAATTAG
- a CDS encoding peptidase domain-containing ABC transporter, with product MVKKIPFIEQSEHSECGLACTAMVLNYYDDHVTLSHLRDVYGVPKGGNTLTNLYQILLDRGIETKAIRVLELDVLEEQTAPTICFWEERHYVVLEKLTAKEAIILDPSTGRKKIRREEFIAGFSNIALILVDIDVTVSQRKKAKNATWVILKDILKSKKARVVVFILLTLLIQGVTIIVPRITQMIIDGADSVVNNGVQIGLTILALFVAYYFLQVARGLVLILLENLFDLTLMKEFMQKIIHLPLRFFINRSTGDLIFRANLSVIIQQIMSQRMLTIFVDFLFVFIYLILMISMSVKLTLIAIFGALLMGLISVVNSRRVQSITNKELIAQSKVQRILVELFEGMETVKSSGSENEFYTKWRNEFKNQIGLRAEKSRFSTWVRTIQTSIQFILPITLIYIGLMQVVAGQVTLGELISFNALAGAFITPIVTVFDSYTELLLLRSYFGKLNEILEAKESPRLTQADEKITRIDEIAAEDISFKYSHFEEEILTSVTFKIAAGEKVAIVGKSGSGKSTLLKLLAGLYDVSAGEIRFNDTDIRRIDETSIKGCVSIVNQKPTIFNASLYENIVLNQNDVAQERVEQAIFDSKVDEIIMNLPLGLETQISEGGMNLSGGQMQRISIARALVKETSLLLMDEPTSSLDNISENFIMNRLKTYDFTCIIVAHRLNTIKHFDRILVMDQGRIVEEGTHDELLQLKGHYYSIYVDPQGTS from the coding sequence TTGGTAAAAAAAATTCCGTTTATTGAGCAAAGTGAACATAGTGAATGTGGCCTTGCCTGTACCGCTATGGTATTAAACTATTATGATGATCATGTGACCTTAAGTCATCTGCGTGATGTCTATGGTGTGCCCAAAGGAGGGAATACCTTAACCAATCTTTACCAAATTTTACTGGATAGAGGCATCGAAACCAAAGCGATCCGAGTGCTGGAATTAGATGTTTTAGAAGAACAAACGGCACCAACGATTTGTTTTTGGGAAGAGCGACATTACGTTGTTTTAGAAAAGCTAACAGCGAAAGAGGCCATCATCCTTGATCCATCTACAGGGAGAAAAAAAATCAGACGAGAAGAATTTATTGCTGGTTTTTCAAATATTGCGTTGATTTTAGTCGATATCGATGTCACTGTGTCACAAAGAAAAAAAGCGAAAAATGCGACCTGGGTCATATTGAAAGATATTTTAAAGAGCAAGAAGGCGCGAGTGGTAGTGTTTATTTTGTTGACACTTTTGATACAAGGAGTGACGATCATCGTTCCGCGAATCACTCAAATGATCATCGATGGCGCAGATTCTGTAGTCAACAATGGGGTTCAGATCGGCTTAACTATTTTGGCATTATTTGTCGCCTATTATTTTTTACAGGTGGCCAGAGGGTTAGTATTGATTTTATTGGAAAACTTATTTGATCTAACATTGATGAAAGAATTTATGCAAAAAATCATTCATCTACCCTTGCGTTTTTTCATTAATCGTTCTACGGGCGATTTGATTTTTAGAGCGAATTTAAGTGTGATCATCCAGCAAATCATGAGCCAGCGAATGTTGACGATTTTTGTTGATTTCCTTTTCGTGTTTATTTACCTGATTTTAATGATCAGCATGTCTGTTAAATTGACATTGATTGCAATTTTTGGCGCGTTGCTTATGGGCTTGATTTCTGTGGTCAATTCAAGAAGAGTGCAAAGCATCACTAATAAAGAATTGATCGCTCAATCAAAAGTACAACGTATTTTAGTTGAATTGTTTGAAGGAATGGAGACTGTGAAATCTTCAGGTTCTGAAAACGAGTTTTATACAAAGTGGCGGAATGAATTCAAAAATCAAATTGGTTTACGGGCTGAGAAGAGTCGCTTTTCAACCTGGGTCAGAACGATTCAAACCTCGATCCAGTTTATTCTGCCGATCACATTGATTTATATTGGATTGATGCAGGTCGTAGCTGGTCAGGTGACTTTAGGGGAACTGATCAGTTTCAATGCATTGGCAGGAGCATTCATCACACCGATCGTTACAGTGTTTGATTCTTATACAGAGTTACTTTTATTGCGGTCATATTTTGGTAAACTGAATGAGATTTTAGAAGCTAAAGAGAGTCCTCGCTTGACACAGGCAGATGAAAAAATCACTCGCATCGATGAAATTGCCGCTGAGGATATCTCATTCAAATACAGCCATTTCGAAGAAGAGATTTTGACGTCTGTTACCTTCAAGATTGCAGCTGGAGAAAAAGTTGCGATCGTCGGAAAAAGTGGATCTGGGAAAAGTACGTTATTGAAGTTGCTCGCAGGATTATATGATGTCAGCGCTGGCGAAATTCGTTTTAATGATACTGACATTAGAAGAATTGACGAAACGTCCATAAAAGGCTGCGTGAGTATCGTGAATCAAAAGCCAACGATTTTTAATGCATCCCTGTATGAAAATATCGTGCTGAATCAAAATGATGTAGCACAAGAGCGAGTGGAACAGGCAATTTTTGATTCCAAAGTGGACGAAATCATAATGAACTTACCGTTAGGTTTGGAAACACAAATTTCAGAAGGCGGTATGAATCTGTCTGGCGGTCAGATGCAGCGGATTTCGATTGCTCGTGCGTTAGTCAAAGAGACAAGTCTTTTATTGATGGATGAGCCAACTAGTTCATTAGATAATATTTCAGAAAATTTCATTATGAATAGACTAAAAACTTATGATTTTACTTGTATCATTGTTGCTCATCGTTTAAATACGATCAAGCATTTCGATCGTATTTTGGTGATGGATCAAGGCAGAATCGTTGAAGAAGGAACACATGACGAACTATTACAGTTAAAAGGACATTATTATTCCATTTATGTTGATCCACAAGGAACTAGCTAA
- a CDS encoding helix-turn-helix domain-containing protein, translating to MRIKGDIIRSVRKQKKLSQVTLAAGICTQGTISNIENKNICDSLEILDAICKRLNLSLESVLDDNDEKKLTNLLNTVEELCNTFKHKEAQALLKESTINVSDFQNRELEIRWFYYMGITNLLGYNNTTDSLFYFYRADELGDANSIYAILSVNSLGIVYEMADELDKAQVYYEKSIEMLNKMTIKMPIKATKVYFNTAKFYSLIKNYEIAFELASKGMALNKTYQSLYMLDLLAYEAAFNAFMLSDDLIAPDYSSAKAFAAFNDNQSLLTVIKNDEKELKR from the coding sequence ATGAGAATCAAAGGAGACATCATCCGTTCCGTAAGAAAACAAAAAAAACTATCACAAGTCACTCTTGCTGCAGGTATTTGTACCCAAGGAACAATCAGTAATATCGAAAATAAAAATATCTGTGACAGTCTTGAAATCCTTGATGCGATCTGTAAAAGATTAAACCTTAGTCTAGAAAGTGTTCTAGATGACAACGACGAAAAAAAATTAACAAATTTGTTGAATACAGTAGAAGAGTTATGTAATACCTTTAAACATAAGGAAGCACAAGCTCTTTTGAAAGAATCTACGATCAACGTTTCTGATTTTCAAAATAGAGAATTGGAAATTCGCTGGTTCTATTATATGGGAATCACAAATCTCTTAGGCTACAATAATACAACAGACAGCTTATTTTACTTTTATCGTGCGGATGAACTTGGAGATGCAAATTCGATTTATGCGATCCTTTCTGTCAATAGCTTAGGAATCGTCTACGAAATGGCAGATGAATTAGATAAAGCACAAGTGTATTATGAAAAATCAATTGAGATGCTGAATAAAATGACGATCAAAATGCCAATCAAAGCGACAAAAGTATACTTTAATACAGCAAAATTCTATTCTTTGATCAAAAACTATGAGATAGCCTTTGAGCTTGCTTCAAAAGGAATGGCGCTGAATAAGACGTATCAATCACTTTATATGCTGGATCTTCTAGCTTATGAAGCTGCATTCAATGCGTTTATGTTATCAGATGATTTGATTGCCCCTGACTATAGTAGTGCGAAAGCTTTTGCTGCTTTTAATGACAATCAAAGTCTTTTGACTGTAATCAAAAATGATGAAAAAGAATTAAAGCGCTAA
- a CDS encoding serine-rich class II lanthipeptide has protein sequence MNKTAEKKVGKSFEELTPEEMNKVQGSFFGWSWSSSSSSSSSSSCYSTRCSYSCCSSRCCGW, from the coding sequence ATGAACAAAACTGCTGAAAAAAAAGTTGGAAAATCTTTTGAGGAATTAACACCAGAAGAAATGAATAAAGTACAAGGGAGCTTCTTCGGATGGAGCTGGTCTTCATCTTCATCTTCTTCATCATCAAGTAGCTGTTACTCTACAAGATGTAGCTATAGCTGCTGCTCTTCAAGATGTTGCGGTTGGTAA
- the lanM gene encoding type 2 lanthipeptide synthetase LanM → MSLNNLAKATSIRQRYDLLKNYYVGKTTRPDTSSLENYKKWRSRPTTVTDERFEEILQSARLTKEEFDLAIKELTEEEKDYIFSEIQTDDWLQMTQEIFEQEDHLVEDVFDESKANFTYALRLHIDYFELKLKEILKEFSEVEVQASAMMDYVGEVINRFMDIGLRTFVYDLHVTKEKLEIEPELDEKKAFQKYLISRFDSKEKVADFFAQYPVLARLYAETISFQLVNFNELMKALDESQDELNEIFKLRLPLSLTGLKMGAGDSHDRGKSVAILTFHEEAELVYKPKNLAISERFDRFVQEIQKLDASFDFYLTTKIVKENYSFEERLLYLECATEADVHHYYRQFGQTIALVYLLNGNDFHLENVLAFEKYPVLIDLETIIQNHFPMPDSQNAIVKVMQENGESVVMSGLVPIYLFEERAEEDVEGASKGIQLSALSGGEQKLPYKVLKLVNFDSVNMQFLYQEHITDAAENIPMYNGEKVDFVPYIDTIIKGFKEFSAFALNNQETLAEIVENIFSDCLVRNVIKTTQSYGDLLDYSTHPTCMVDYIEREKLFENLWMHGYSNAQPVPFEVRDMLQHDVPIFFNPTSSRDLVASQGEVIKDMYPDKAIDLEVTKVKGYSKQEETEQLDYLKTSFGLYHSTDLQEKRVPLKDIAGQSIFENGAHAIGEAILEAAFLGEDSIAWKDIEESSPDNYVVNVMNENFYDGITGMYLYFSELYHVLKEPQFKAAYQLAEKLVLKLEEDYVDSVSAFYGSFAAVYPLLYTYRITKEEHLLQAAESIAEKYMTNYDPETIESYDWNGGTGSIIKVFVLLYQETGQPRYYEFAKRLLFDLDLNKVTQGGFAHGYSGIIYAANSLLTITDDPEIELIIKKCLVKERTTFDPVQKGWLDLRPVPPMVNDLWCYGSTGIGLAYLDLLNSGFTDSKLQSEVQLAADRLLAQEKRDDCLCHGNLGDLAFLNAFGETTFATAEQQAKIKEKQERIKTKIINQAYTFEGLPTIPKYGLFTGLSGIGHQILRIHSPEKTADILTLSLPKE, encoded by the coding sequence ATGAGTCTTAATAATTTAGCTAAAGCAACCTCGATTCGTCAACGATACGATCTGTTAAAAAATTACTATGTTGGGAAAACAACACGACCGGATACTTCATCACTTGAAAATTATAAAAAGTGGCGCAGTCGACCGACCACCGTGACAGACGAAAGATTTGAAGAAATCCTTCAGTCTGCAAGATTAACAAAAGAAGAATTTGATTTGGCTATCAAAGAGTTGACAGAAGAAGAAAAAGACTATATTTTTTCAGAAATTCAAACGGATGACTGGCTCCAAATGACACAAGAGATTTTTGAACAAGAAGACCATTTAGTCGAGGATGTGTTTGATGAGAGCAAAGCCAATTTTACCTATGCCTTACGTTTGCATATCGATTATTTTGAACTGAAGCTGAAAGAAATCTTGAAAGAGTTTTCAGAAGTAGAGGTACAAGCGAGCGCAATGATGGATTATGTCGGTGAAGTCATCAATCGCTTCATGGATATTGGGCTTAGAACCTTTGTTTATGATTTACACGTAACAAAAGAAAAGCTGGAAATAGAGCCGGAACTTGATGAGAAAAAGGCGTTTCAAAAGTACCTCATCTCTCGTTTTGATTCAAAAGAAAAAGTAGCTGACTTTTTTGCCCAGTATCCTGTATTGGCACGACTATATGCAGAAACGATCAGCTTTCAGCTTGTCAATTTCAACGAGCTGATGAAAGCACTTGATGAAAGTCAGGACGAGTTGAATGAGATTTTCAAACTAAGACTTCCTCTTAGTTTAACTGGATTAAAAATGGGCGCTGGAGACTCTCATGATCGTGGAAAATCAGTGGCAATCTTAACGTTTCATGAGGAAGCAGAACTTGTTTATAAACCAAAAAATTTGGCTATTAGTGAACGCTTTGATCGTTTTGTACAAGAGATACAAAAATTAGATGCATCCTTTGATTTTTATTTAACAACTAAAATAGTAAAAGAAAACTATTCGTTTGAAGAACGTTTGCTCTATCTGGAATGCGCAACAGAAGCAGACGTACATCACTATTATCGTCAATTTGGTCAAACGATTGCTTTAGTTTATTTACTTAACGGCAATGACTTTCATTTGGAAAACGTCTTGGCTTTTGAAAAATATCCTGTGCTGATCGATTTGGAAACGATCATCCAAAATCATTTTCCAATGCCGGACAGCCAAAATGCGATCGTTAAAGTAATGCAGGAGAATGGTGAGTCCGTAGTGATGAGCGGGTTAGTGCCGATTTATCTCTTTGAAGAACGTGCGGAAGAAGATGTCGAAGGTGCGTCAAAAGGAATTCAATTAAGTGCTTTAAGTGGCGGCGAGCAAAAATTACCATATAAGGTTTTGAAGCTTGTCAATTTTGATTCTGTGAATATGCAATTTTTATATCAAGAACATATCACTGATGCTGCTGAAAATATTCCAATGTATAACGGAGAAAAGGTTGATTTTGTTCCTTATATCGACACCATTATAAAAGGGTTTAAGGAATTTTCAGCTTTTGCATTGAATAACCAAGAGACATTAGCGGAGATCGTAGAAAATATTTTTTCAGATTGTCTTGTTCGTAATGTGATCAAAACAACGCAAAGCTATGGAGATCTTCTTGATTATTCTACACATCCGACCTGCATGGTCGACTATATCGAAAGAGAGAAATTATTCGAAAATCTTTGGATGCATGGGTATTCCAATGCTCAGCCTGTGCCGTTTGAAGTAAGAGATATGCTCCAACATGACGTACCGATATTCTTTAACCCTACTAGCAGCCGCGATCTTGTAGCCAGTCAGGGAGAAGTGATCAAGGATATGTATCCTGATAAAGCAATCGATTTAGAAGTAACGAAAGTCAAAGGTTACTCCAAGCAAGAAGAAACCGAGCAACTGGATTATTTAAAAACCTCATTTGGTCTGTATCACTCAACGGATCTTCAGGAAAAACGAGTTCCACTAAAAGACATCGCTGGACAATCGATTTTTGAAAATGGTGCCCATGCAATTGGTGAAGCGATCCTTGAAGCGGCCTTTTTAGGCGAAGATTCGATTGCTTGGAAAGACATTGAAGAATCTTCACCTGACAATTATGTGGTCAATGTGATGAATGAGAACTTTTATGATGGCATTACAGGAATGTATCTTTATTTTAGTGAACTCTATCATGTGCTCAAAGAGCCACAATTTAAAGCAGCTTATCAATTAGCCGAAAAATTAGTATTGAAACTAGAAGAAGATTATGTAGACAGTGTTTCTGCCTTCTATGGTTCTTTTGCGGCAGTCTATCCTTTACTTTATACCTACAGGATCACAAAGGAAGAACACTTGCTGCAGGCAGCTGAATCGATCGCCGAAAAATACATGACGAACTATGATCCAGAAACGATTGAAAGCTATGACTGGAATGGCGGGACAGGCTCGATCATCAAGGTCTTTGTGCTCTTGTATCAAGAAACAGGTCAACCACGCTACTATGAATTTGCGAAACGCCTATTATTCGATCTGGATTTAAACAAGGTAACGCAAGGTGGATTTGCCCACGGTTATTCAGGGATTATCTATGCGGCCAATAGTTTGCTGACAATTACTGATGATCCAGAAATTGAATTGATCATAAAAAAATGTTTAGTCAAAGAACGGACAACCTTTGATCCCGTTCAAAAAGGCTGGCTGGATCTCAGACCCGTTCCGCCGATGGTCAATGATTTGTGGTGTTATGGTTCTACTGGAATTGGTTTGGCTTATTTGGATCTTTTGAATAGTGGTTTTACTGATTCAAAATTACAGTCAGAGGTTCAACTTGCAGCAGATCGTCTGCTTGCACAGGAAAAAAGAGATGATTGTCTTTGTCATGGAAACTTAGGTGATTTAGCCTTTTTAAATGCTTTCGGAGAAACAACTTTTGCGACTGCTGAACAGCAAGCAAAAATCAAAGAAAAACAAGAGAGAATAAAAACAAAAATCATAAACCAAGCCTATACATTTGAAGGCTTACCGACCATTCCTAAATACGGTTTATTTACTGGTTTATCTGGAATCGGGCATCAAATTTTACGAATCCATTCCCCAGAAAAAACAGCAGATATATTAACATTGAGCTTACCGAAAGAATAA
- a CDS encoding chitinase, which yields MKIKQLIPAALLISGIFAGSLFTSKPVEAADAASDMVSVANKKVLVGYWHNWASKGRDGYKQGTSANISLADVNKAYNVVPVSFMKSDGVNRIPTFAPYNKTDAAFRQDVATLNSQGRAVLLALGGADAHIQLQAGDEQAFANEIIRQVETYGFDGLDIDLEQSAITAGDNQTVIPAALKTVKNHYKAQGKNFIITMAPEFPYLKPGAAYEKYITSLDGYYDYIAPQLYNQGGDGVWVDEIMKWIPQSNDALKYEFLYYMSDSMIHGTRTFLKIPNDKLVLGLPANVDAAGSGYVIDPTAVYKALDQLKKDGNPIKGLMTWSANWDVGSNVNGVSYNNEFATRYAQILQ from the coding sequence ATGAAAATCAAACAACTTATTCCAGCCGCTTTATTGATCTCAGGGATCTTTGCCGGCAGCTTATTTACCAGTAAACCTGTCGAAGCAGCAGATGCAGCAAGCGACATGGTCAGTGTAGCAAATAAAAAAGTACTTGTCGGCTATTGGCACAACTGGGCTTCTAAAGGAAGAGATGGCTATAAACAAGGCACCTCTGCAAATATCTCTTTAGCAGATGTCAATAAAGCATATAACGTAGTTCCTGTTTCATTTATGAAGAGTGACGGTGTCAATCGAATCCCGACATTTGCCCCTTACAATAAAACCGATGCAGCATTCCGCCAGGATGTCGCAACTCTAAACAGTCAAGGACGAGCAGTGCTGCTTGCCTTAGGTGGTGCTGACGCCCATATCCAATTACAAGCCGGCGATGAACAAGCTTTTGCAAATGAAATTATCCGCCAAGTAGAAACATATGGCTTCGACGGGCTAGATATTGATTTAGAACAATCTGCAATCACAGCTGGTGATAACCAAACAGTGATTCCAGCAGCATTGAAAACAGTCAAAAATCACTATAAAGCCCAAGGGAAAAATTTCATCATTACAATGGCGCCGGAATTCCCTTATTTAAAACCAGGGGCAGCTTATGAAAAATATATCACTTCTTTAGATGGCTACTATGACTACATTGCTCCACAATTGTATAATCAAGGCGGCGATGGTGTTTGGGTTGATGAAATCATGAAGTGGATCCCTCAAAGTAATGACGCACTCAAATATGAGTTCCTTTATTACATGTCAGATTCAATGATCCATGGTACAAGAACCTTCTTGAAGATTCCAAATGACAAACTTGTCTTAGGATTACCTGCAAATGTTGATGCTGCTGGAAGTGGCTATGTTATCGATCCAACGGCTGTCTACAAAGCATTGGATCAATTGAAAAAAGATGGCAACCCAATCAAAGGTTTGATGACTTGGTCAGCAAATTGGGATGTTGGTTCAAATGTCAATGGTGTATCCTACAACAATGAATTTGCAACGAGATATGCGCAAATTTTACAATAA
- a CDS encoding lytic polysaccharide monooxygenase, whose product MKKTLLKAVLSLSLLAGGLFVTTAVADAHGYVSSPGSRAYFGSAAGGKVNKNVGRAEWEPQSIEATKNTFITGKLASAGVSGFDPLDEQTPDRWVKSDITTGPLSLTWTLTARHRTSTWNYYMTKQGWNSNQPLDIKNFDLIGTVNDNGTIPEASVKHTVTVPADRKGYHVIYAVWNVYDTTNAFYQAIDVNVK is encoded by the coding sequence GTGAAAAAGACATTGTTAAAAGCTGTACTGTCACTTAGTTTATTGGCTGGAGGATTGTTCGTTACAACCGCAGTAGCTGATGCCCATGGATATGTTTCTTCACCTGGAAGCCGTGCTTACTTCGGTAGTGCTGCTGGTGGAAAAGTCAACAAAAATGTTGGTCGTGCTGAATGGGAGCCTCAAAGTATTGAAGCAACCAAAAATACCTTTATTACTGGAAAGTTAGCAAGTGCTGGTGTGAGCGGATTCGATCCTTTGGATGAACAGACTCCTGACCGCTGGGTAAAATCAGACATTACAACAGGCCCGCTTAGCCTTACCTGGACATTGACTGCACGTCACAGAACTTCCACTTGGAACTATTATATGACAAAACAAGGTTGGAACTCCAATCAACCTTTAGACATCAAAAATTTTGATTTGATCGGTACCGTTAATGATAATGGAACGATTCCTGAAGCGAGTGTCAAACACACGGTGACTGTCCCAGCAGATCGTAAAGGTTACCATGTTATTTACGCAGTTTGGAACGTCTACGATACAACAAATGCGTTCTACCAAGCTATTGATGTGAATGTAAAATAA